Proteins found in one Litoribrevibacter albus genomic segment:
- a CDS encoding TetR/AcrR family transcriptional regulator, which yields MANGNTVDKILDAAQELFAERGFAETSLRMITSKAGVNLAAVNYHFGSKEALIQATFSRFLTPFSREFKDQLSAYIQQVGEENIDIAHMIAVLASSAQVVAERNDQSVAVFMRLMGLAYAQAQGHLRNYLKEHYSDVFKPFMRTLKTACPEMTPIEWFWRIHFVLGTLAFTMSSVDSLQAMAANDLSVDSQFKDMISYLAKFVSAGLMASAT from the coding sequence ATGGCCAACGGAAATACGGTCGATAAAATACTAGATGCCGCACAAGAGTTGTTTGCAGAGCGGGGTTTTGCTGAGACATCTCTTCGAATGATCACCAGTAAAGCTGGGGTAAATCTCGCAGCAGTTAATTATCACTTCGGCTCAAAAGAAGCTTTAATTCAAGCAACCTTCTCTCGATTCTTAACGCCATTCAGTCGCGAATTTAAAGATCAGCTCTCTGCCTATATACAGCAGGTGGGGGAGGAGAACATCGATATTGCGCACATGATTGCGGTATTGGCCTCTTCTGCTCAGGTTGTTGCTGAAAGAAATGATCAGAGTGTGGCGGTTTTTATGCGTTTGATGGGCTTAGCCTATGCTCAAGCGCAGGGACATCTTCGTAATTACTTAAAAGAGCACTATTCGGATGTCTTTAAGCCATTCATGAGAACTTTGAAAACTGCGTGTCCAGAGATGACGCCTATTGAATGGTTCTGGCGTATCCACTTTGTGTTGGGGACGTTAGCATTCACTATGTCCAGTGTGGATTCTTTGCAAGCGATGGCGGCTAATGATTTATCCGTAGATAGCCAATTTAAGGATATGATCTCGTATTTAGCCAAATTTGTCAGCGCAGGGCTGATGGCATCTGCTACCTAA